The following coding sequences are from one Kushneria phosphatilytica window:
- a CDS encoding NAD(P)-dependent alcohol dehydrogenase, translating into MPTQVQAYAAHAADKPLSAYRFERRDLRADDVAIDILYCGVCHSDLHFARNDWGMTSYPIVPGHEIVGRVTAVGSAVTGHQIGDVVGVGCMVDSCRHCQACNEGLEQYCENGFTMTYGSADRHDGTMTQGGYSDAIVVSDRFVVRMPEGIDLPSAAPLMCAGITTYSPLKHYGVKPGHKVGVIGMGGLGHMGVKLAKALGAEVTLFTRSQSKVSEAKRQGADHVVISSDEAQMAEVAETFDFMLDTVPVQHDLNPYLNALRYDGTHILVGLLEPIDPAVNGGSLIFKRRVLAGSLIGGMPETQEVLDFCAENGITCDVEMINIDQINEAFERMQKGDVKYRFVIDMASLKAQSAA; encoded by the coding sequence ATGCCAACACAGGTTCAGGCGTATGCCGCCCATGCGGCTGACAAACCGCTTTCCGCCTATCGGTTCGAGCGACGTGATCTGCGTGCCGATGATGTCGCCATCGATATCCTCTACTGCGGCGTCTGTCATTCCGATCTGCATTTCGCGCGTAACGACTGGGGCATGACGAGTTATCCGATCGTACCCGGGCATGAGATTGTCGGACGCGTCACGGCAGTGGGATCCGCAGTGACCGGCCATCAGATCGGTGATGTTGTCGGCGTGGGGTGCATGGTGGATTCCTGCCGTCACTGTCAGGCCTGTAACGAGGGTCTGGAGCAATACTGCGAGAACGGCTTTACCATGACCTATGGCAGTGCCGATCGCCATGACGGCACCATGACCCAGGGCGGCTACTCCGATGCCATCGTGGTCAGTGACCGCTTCGTGGTCCGCATGCCTGAAGGCATCGATCTGCCTTCTGCGGCACCGCTCATGTGTGCCGGCATTACGACTTATTCTCCGCTCAAGCACTATGGCGTGAAACCCGGCCACAAGGTTGGTGTGATCGGCATGGGCGGGCTTGGCCATATGGGCGTCAAGCTGGCAAAGGCGCTGGGTGCCGAGGTGACGTTGTTCACTCGCTCACAGAGCAAGGTGAGTGAAGCGAAGCGTCAGGGTGCCGATCACGTGGTGATCTCGTCCGATGAGGCGCAGATGGCCGAAGTCGCCGAGACCTTCGATTTCATGCTCGACACCGTACCGGTCCAGCATGATCTTAACCCCTATCTCAATGCGCTGCGGTATGACGGCACCCACATCCTGGTGGGACTGCTTGAGCCGATCGATCCGGCGGTCAATGGCGGCTCGCTGATCTTCAAGCGTCGTGTACTGGCAGGTTCATTGATCGGCGGCATGCCGGAAACCCAGGAAGTGCTCGACTTCTGCGCTGAAAACGGTATTACCTGCGATGTCGAAATGATCAATATCGATCAGATCAACGAAGCCTTCGAGCGCATGCAGAAGGGTGATGTGAAATATCGCTTTGTTATCGACATGGCTTCGCTCAAGGCGCAGTCTGCCGCCTGA
- the mltF gene encoding membrane-bound lytic murein transglycosylase MltF: MTSTAIDPNMPKALYHRRWLLVLLVGMGSLATPERNLLPRFDWLPGQSSTLAAIHTRDFLQLYTRNTPTTYYEGRQGPTGFEYELVRRFASELGVSLAVDRSHHIEGVLDAVRSGAADLGAAGLVLDPLTPGIRYSRPIMSLQPMVIYRRGLHPPTSVEDLEELKIGVLANSGNVLALRNARRDHPKLVWRETHKLENTDLIAMVANGQLDAAVIYAHAFKLSRIFFPGVENGFKLGQPLTLAWAFPDNGDLSLLNRANRFIDRMRANGELARLKRRYFGHDDYLEYVGARRFISQTRKHLDKWTDDFLAAARKTGFDWKLLAAISYQESHWNPRATSPTGVRGMMMLTRTTAARMGVDNRINPVQSIDGGARYLKELVERLPDDIPSPDRLWMALAAYNIGMGHLADARLLADRQGLDPDSWEDVREMLPRLQESRWYQTLPHGFARGKGAVYYVRNIRRYHEILSYVTRSQRQFSPLIDNRTASRSSLFNVVAPDAAP; this comes from the coding sequence ATGACGTCTACAGCCATTGACCCGAATATGCCCAAGGCACTTTATCACCGCCGATGGCTGCTGGTGCTGCTGGTCGGAATGGGGTCGCTCGCGACGCCCGAGCGCAATCTGTTGCCGCGATTCGACTGGCTGCCCGGCCAGAGTTCCACTTTGGCGGCCATTCATACCCGCGACTTTCTCCAGCTCTATACGCGCAATACCCCGACGACCTATTACGAGGGCCGCCAGGGACCAACCGGTTTCGAATACGAGCTGGTGCGCCGCTTTGCCAGTGAGCTGGGAGTCAGCCTCGCCGTCGATCGCAGCCATCACATCGAAGGCGTGCTCGATGCCGTGCGCAGTGGTGCCGCCGATCTCGGGGCCGCAGGGCTGGTGCTCGACCCCCTGACGCCAGGCATTCGCTACTCCCGCCCGATCATGTCACTGCAACCGATGGTCATCTATCGCCGCGGTTTGCATCCGCCAACCTCAGTGGAGGACCTGGAGGAGCTGAAAATCGGGGTACTGGCCAATTCCGGTAACGTGCTGGCACTGCGCAACGCACGCCGCGATCACCCGAAACTGGTCTGGCGGGAGACCCACAAACTGGAAAATACCGATCTGATCGCCATGGTGGCCAATGGCCAGCTTGATGCTGCAGTCATCTATGCTCATGCCTTCAAGCTCAGTCGCATTTTCTTTCCCGGCGTGGAAAACGGCTTCAAGCTGGGCCAGCCGCTGACACTGGCCTGGGCATTCCCTGATAACGGGGATCTCTCGCTGCTCAACCGAGCCAATCGCTTTATCGATCGGATGCGCGCCAACGGCGAACTGGCGCGATTGAAGCGGCGCTATTTCGGACACGACGACTACCTGGAGTATGTCGGCGCCCGACGCTTCATCAGTCAGACGCGCAAGCATCTCGACAAATGGACGGATGACTTTCTCGCCGCCGCGCGTAAAACCGGCTTTGACTGGAAGCTGCTCGCTGCCATCAGCTACCAGGAGTCACACTGGAATCCCAGAGCCACATCGCCGACCGGCGTTCGCGGCATGATGATGCTGACCCGCACCACTGCCGCTCGCATGGGGGTCGATAATCGTATCAATCCTGTCCAGAGCATTGATGGTGGGGCGCGCTATCTCAAGGAGCTGGTGGAGCGACTACCCGACGACATTCCCTCTCCGGATCGGCTGTGGATGGCGCTGGCAGCCTACAATATTGGCATGGGCCATCTTGCCGATGCTCGTCTGCTGGCAGATCGACAGGGTCTCGACCCCGACAGCTGGGAAGATGTCCGGGAAATGCTGCCACGCTTGCAGGAAAGCCGCTGGTATCAGACGCTTCCTCACGGCTTCGCCCGTGGCAAGGGTGCGGTCTATTATGTCCGCAACATTCGTCGCTACCATGAGATTCTAAGCTACGTTACACGCAGCCAACGTCAATTCTCCCCCTTGATCGATAACCGAACTGCCTCGCGTTCCTCATTATTTAACGTCGTCGCCCCTGATGCCGCACCCTGA
- a CDS encoding putative quinol monooxygenase, whose protein sequence is MSEAVGQFVVIAEFNVREGELDAFLALAHNDANESLANEHGCHQFDVLVPEDGSNKVILHEVYTDRDAFEQHMQMPHYAPFKEGTAPLLADEPMVRFFNPAARPQN, encoded by the coding sequence ATGAGTGAAGCCGTGGGACAGTTTGTGGTCATTGCCGAATTCAACGTGCGCGAAGGTGAACTCGATGCCTTTCTGGCGCTTGCCCACAACGATGCCAACGAGTCACTGGCCAATGAACATGGCTGTCACCAGTTCGATGTACTTGTACCCGAAGACGGCAGTAACAAGGTGATTCTGCACGAGGTCTATACTGATCGCGACGCTTTCGAGCAGCATATGCAGATGCCACATTACGCCCCATTCAAGGAAGGTACCGCCCCATTGCTGGCTGATGAGCCGATGGTGCGCTTTTTCAACCCGGCGGCGCGTCCGCAGAACTGA
- the purL gene encoding phosphoribosylformylglycinamidine synthase translates to MLELRGQSALSSFRHARLLDRLREVADCVTEVTASWRYFVDVDDIDTPTRERLEQLLEASTKPESARSEGALYLVVPRLGTLSPWASKATDIAHNCGLDGVRRIERGTAWRVQTSDMPSKEQAEAIMAELHDRMTQTVLFDSSDAARLFNHPEPQSETSIDILADGREALVAANGELGLALAEDEIDYLVNAFTELGRNPSDVELMMFAQANSEHCRHKIFNADWIIDGEAQPRSLFKMIRNTTEHSGADVLSAYSDNAAIIRGHEAGRFLADPESRRYTQHHEPIHILMKVETHNHPTAIAPWPGASTGAGGEIRDEGATGRGGKPKAGMTGFSVSNLRIPDFIQPWEAFDYGKPERIRSALDIMLEAPIGAASFNNEFGRTALNGYFRTYEHDFIGQGGIERRGYHKPIMLAGGYGNIRDEHVTKGDIPAGAKLIVMGGPAMLIGLGGGAASSVTSGSAGAELDFASVQRDNPEMERRAQEVIDRCIALGMANPIAFIHDVGAGGLSNALPELVKDGGRGGRFELRDVQSAEPGMTPLEIWCNEAQERYVLAVAPDDLARFEALCERERCPFAVVGEATEAHRLTVTDSHFESTPIDLPMDVLFGKPPKMSRSFERYEPELPGVMLDNLDLHEAFTRVLQLPAVASKSFLITIGDRSIGGMTARDQMVGPWQVPVADCAVTTASYDTHAGEGMAVGERTPTALISAAASARLAVTEAITNLMAAPVERLEDIRLSANWMSAADHVGENQALYDAVYAVGMELCPALGVAIPVGKDSMSMQTGWQEDDQQKAVTAPLSLIATAFAPVSDAQRTLTPQLRTDAGDTDLILIDLGRGRNRLGASALAQVYGQVGNEAPDLNDPEDLKALFAVIQGLNRDGRLLAYHDRSDGGMLVTIAEMAFAGHVGVTIGLDWLVDQPLQAMDVLFNEEPGAVIQVRREDTEAVLSQLSASGLGGCSGVVARLSEDDQLRVTLFGEPLIEMSRVEAMRSWSETSYRMQRLRDNPECADQEFDTLLDTRDPGLSANLTFDVDEDIAAPYLNTGAAPKVAILREQGVNGQMEMANGFVRAGFEAIDVHMSDILAGQVDLTDFRGAVACGGFSYGDVLGAGGGWAKSILFNTRARDQFAAFFEREDTFALGVCNGCQMFARLHELIPGTEHWPTFVRNRSEQFEARVSMVRIERSPSILLDGMAGSTLPIAVAHGEGLASFRDDGHLRRAQASGTVALRYIDNHGELTTRYPANPNGSPAGITGMTSQDGRVTIMMPHPERVTRAITNSWQPDGWTQDGGWMRLFRNARKWLN, encoded by the coding sequence ATGCTCGAACTGCGAGGCCAGAGCGCCCTCTCTTCCTTCCGCCATGCCCGCCTGCTCGATCGTCTGCGTGAAGTTGCCGATTGCGTGACAGAGGTGACCGCCAGCTGGCGCTACTTTGTCGATGTCGATGATATCGATACGCCAACCCGTGAACGACTGGAGCAGCTGCTCGAAGCCAGCACAAAGCCGGAGTCGGCGCGCTCGGAAGGGGCGCTCTATCTGGTAGTGCCTCGTCTGGGGACGCTGTCACCCTGGGCATCCAAGGCAACGGACATCGCGCACAATTGCGGTCTTGATGGGGTCCGCCGCATCGAGCGTGGCACGGCATGGCGAGTGCAGACATCCGATATGCCCTCTAAGGAACAGGCCGAGGCGATCATGGCCGAGCTGCATGATCGCATGACGCAGACCGTGCTGTTCGACTCGAGTGACGCGGCCCGGTTGTTCAATCATCCCGAGCCGCAGTCCGAGACCTCTATCGACATTCTGGCCGATGGACGCGAGGCGCTGGTAGCTGCCAATGGCGAACTGGGGCTGGCGCTGGCGGAAGATGAAATCGACTATCTGGTGAATGCGTTTACCGAGCTGGGGCGCAACCCCAGTGATGTCGAACTGATGATGTTCGCCCAGGCGAACTCCGAGCACTGCCGTCACAAGATCTTCAACGCCGACTGGATCATCGATGGCGAGGCCCAGCCGCGTTCACTGTTCAAAATGATCCGCAATACAACAGAGCACAGTGGCGCGGATGTGCTTTCAGCCTACAGTGATAATGCGGCGATCATCCGTGGTCATGAGGCGGGACGCTTTCTGGCCGACCCTGAAAGCCGGCGCTATACCCAGCACCATGAGCCGATCCACATTCTGATGAAAGTGGAAACGCATAATCATCCGACTGCGATTGCGCCCTGGCCGGGGGCCTCGACCGGTGCCGGTGGCGAAATCCGGGACGAGGGCGCCACCGGGCGTGGTGGCAAGCCCAAGGCCGGAATGACCGGGTTTTCGGTCTCCAACCTGCGTATTCCCGATTTCATTCAGCCATGGGAAGCCTTCGACTACGGCAAGCCCGAACGTATCCGCAGCGCGCTGGACATCATGCTGGAAGCGCCGATCGGTGCGGCTTCGTTCAATAACGAGTTCGGCCGCACAGCGCTCAATGGCTACTTTCGCACCTATGAGCATGATTTCATTGGCCAGGGTGGCATCGAGCGCCGCGGTTATCACAAGCCGATCATGCTGGCCGGTGGTTACGGCAACATTCGCGATGAGCATGTGACCAAGGGCGATATTCCGGCCGGTGCGAAGCTGATCGTGATGGGCGGTCCGGCGATGCTGATCGGTCTCGGCGGCGGCGCGGCTTCGTCGGTGACATCCGGTAGTGCCGGCGCCGAACTCGACTTCGCCTCGGTGCAACGTGACAACCCGGAAATGGAGCGTCGTGCCCAGGAGGTCATTGACCGTTGTATTGCGCTGGGCATGGCCAACCCCATCGCCTTCATTCATGACGTCGGTGCCGGCGGTCTCTCCAATGCGTTGCCGGAGCTGGTCAAGGATGGCGGTCGTGGCGGTCGTTTCGAGCTGCGCGATGTGCAAAGCGCCGAGCCCGGTATGACACCGCTGGAGATCTGGTGCAATGAAGCCCAGGAACGCTATGTGCTGGCAGTGGCCCCGGATGATCTGGCGCGCTTTGAAGCACTCTGTGAGCGTGAGCGGTGCCCGTTTGCCGTAGTGGGCGAGGCTACTGAAGCGCATCGCCTGACGGTGACCGATAGCCACTTCGAGAGTACGCCGATCGATCTGCCGATGGACGTGCTGTTCGGCAAGCCGCCGAAAATGAGTCGCAGCTTTGAGCGTTACGAGCCCGAATTGCCCGGCGTGATGCTTGATAACCTCGATCTGCACGAAGCCTTTACCCGGGTGCTGCAGCTGCCGGCAGTGGCCTCCAAGAGTTTTTTGATCACCATTGGCGATCGCTCGATCGGCGGGATGACCGCACGTGACCAGATGGTCGGGCCCTGGCAGGTCCCGGTGGCGGACTGTGCTGTCACTACGGCGTCCTACGACACCCATGCCGGTGAAGGGATGGCGGTGGGTGAGCGTACTCCGACTGCGCTGATCTCGGCGGCCGCTTCGGCACGGCTGGCTGTGACCGAAGCGATCACCAACCTGATGGCGGCACCGGTCGAACGCCTCGAGGATATCCGCCTGTCGGCCAACTGGATGAGTGCAGCCGATCATGTCGGCGAAAATCAGGCGCTGTATGACGCGGTATATGCGGTAGGCATGGAGCTCTGTCCGGCACTGGGCGTGGCAATCCCGGTAGGCAAGGATTCGATGTCGATGCAGACCGGCTGGCAGGAGGACGATCAGCAGAAGGCCGTTACTGCACCGCTGTCACTCATTGCCACTGCCTTTGCGCCCGTCAGCGATGCACAGCGGACCCTGACGCCCCAGCTGCGCACGGATGCCGGCGACACCGATCTGATTCTGATCGATCTGGGCCGAGGCCGGAACCGACTGGGGGCTTCGGCGCTCGCTCAGGTTTACGGCCAGGTCGGCAACGAGGCACCGGACCTCAACGACCCCGAGGATCTGAAAGCGCTGTTTGCGGTCATTCAGGGGCTCAATCGCGATGGGCGATTGCTGGCTTATCACGATCGCAGTGATGGCGGCATGCTGGTGACCATCGCCGAAATGGCGTTTGCCGGCCATGTCGGTGTGACCATTGGCCTGGATTGGCTGGTCGATCAACCGCTACAGGCGATGGATGTTCTTTTCAACGAAGAACCCGGTGCCGTGATTCAGGTTCGCCGCGAGGATACCGAAGCAGTTCTCTCGCAGCTTTCGGCCAGTGGGCTGGGGGGCTGTTCGGGTGTGGTGGCGCGTCTCTCCGAGGACGATCAACTGCGGGTGACGCTGTTTGGCGAACCTCTGATTGAAATGTCGCGCGTAGAGGCCATGCGCAGCTGGAGCGAGACCAGTTACCGAATGCAGCGACTGCGTGATAATCCCGAATGTGCCGATCAGGAGTTCGATACGCTGCTGGATACCCGGGACCCGGGGCTTTCCGCCAATCTCACCTTCGATGTCGATGAGGATATCGCCGCACCCTATCTCAATACCGGCGCGGCCCCGAAGGTGGCGATCCTGCGCGAGCAGGGTGTCAATGGCCAGATGGAAATGGCCAATGGCTTCGTGCGGGCCGGATTCGAGGCCATCGATGTCCATATGTCGGATATTCTGGCCGGGCAGGTGGATCTGACGGATTTTCGCGGTGCCGTGGCCTGTGGCGGATTCTCCTACGGTGATGTGCTGGGCGCCGGTGGTGGCTGGGCCAAGTCGATCCTGTTCAATACCCGCGCCCGTGATCAGTTTGCGGCTTTCTTCGAGCGCGAGGACACTTTTGCGCTCGGCGTGTGTAACGGCTGTCAGATGTTCGCCCGGCTGCACGAGCTGATCCCCGGCACCGAGCACTGGCCGACTTTTGTGCGCAATCGTTCGGAGCAGTTCGAGGCGCGGGTATCGATGGTACGCATCGAGCGCAGCCCGTCGATCCTGCTGGATGGCATGGCGGGGTCGACCTTGCCGATTGCGGTCGCCCATGGCGAAGGGCTGGCAAGCTTCCGGGACGATGGCCATCTGCGACGTGCTCAGGCCAGTGGCACCGTGGCATTGCGCTATATCGACAATCACGGTGAGCTGACAACCCGGTATCCGGCCAACCCCAATGGTTCACCGGCCGGTATTACCGGCATGACCAGTCAGGATGGCCGGGTCACCATCATGATGCCGCACCCCGAGCGGGTGACGCGGGCGATCACCAACTCCTGGCAGCCTGACGGCTGGACACAGGATGGTGGCTGGATGCGGCTGTTCCGCAACGCTCGCAAATGGCTGAACTGA
- a CDS encoding GGDEF domain-containing protein yields MPHPDLRRLPLLLNLLALLSIGVELIIGSSQQSLLGSTMALIGLSLLLRRMKMYRVARLSSLPALAMLVLFVLSFILPDSWIGYSTWAHLFDLWPGENAFYALRPSILITLTLLLLVLPPLLFRRPHLIAPLLCTVAVLLSLTQLLEQLHFDFNEDTGLTPPSGLTLGLLLLAEAIDLHRQLGRHRRPIRLAKAGALLAVIITLTLWHFQNSQNLYQVNHLALSAGDTLSESMGRMLAVQNGAMQRFSQSWQSTPGLPGQTEWQQRSQLMLRDFPDIESIGWFDRERRLRRVVSRHAGESPPPTDTPAVREALQQVFGYGQQSSAGIFDVHATERSIGLYFPIDEGSEERPGRGAVVFNLSLSELFHQLGARMTATDDFLFTIHHDQQGLFSTGNGHRLSEDRYCNLVTLGDSNFTLCTQPTMDRLFAERASLPALLLLTGLAFALMLYLVMYYHQRLRSKHSGVVNANRRLRNEVEARIALQAEVEWLARHDELTQLPNRRYFMEWATERLSSHGGAVLLIDIDHFKTVNDHFGHARGDHYLKCVAEVARRPIEASGGLLARYGGEEFVAFLPEAEEDEAALCAERIRREVNLLELEQPHTGGWLTVSIGFDCADGLFDIEELIDDADMALYRAKQAGRDRIMPT; encoded by the coding sequence ATGCCGCACCCTGATCTGCGACGACTTCCCCTGTTGCTGAACCTGCTGGCGTTATTGAGCATCGGGGTAGAACTGATCATTGGCAGCAGTCAGCAAAGCCTGCTGGGGAGCACCATGGCGCTGATTGGCCTGAGCCTGCTCCTGCGTCGGATGAAAATGTATCGGGTAGCGCGTCTGAGCAGTCTCCCGGCGCTGGCCATGTTGGTGCTTTTCGTGCTCAGCTTCATTCTGCCTGACAGCTGGATCGGCTATAGCACCTGGGCGCATCTTTTCGATCTCTGGCCGGGAGAAAACGCCTTCTATGCGCTGCGGCCATCGATTCTTATCACGCTGACACTGTTGCTGCTGGTTCTGCCGCCGCTACTCTTCAGACGCCCCCATCTGATCGCACCTCTGTTATGCACGGTCGCCGTGCTGCTCAGTCTCACTCAGTTGCTTGAACAGCTCCACTTCGATTTCAACGAGGATACCGGACTGACACCGCCGAGCGGCCTGACACTGGGGTTGCTGTTACTGGCGGAAGCGATCGACCTGCACCGTCAGCTCGGGCGCCACCGCCGTCCGATTCGGCTGGCCAAGGCCGGGGCTCTGCTGGCGGTCATCATTACCCTGACACTGTGGCATTTTCAGAACAGCCAGAACCTGTATCAGGTCAATCACCTGGCCCTCTCTGCTGGTGACACCTTGAGCGAAAGCATGGGGCGCATGCTGGCCGTTCAGAACGGAGCCATGCAGCGCTTCAGTCAGAGCTGGCAGAGCACACCGGGATTACCCGGGCAAACGGAATGGCAACAACGAAGTCAGCTGATGCTGAGGGACTTTCCCGATATCGAATCCATTGGCTGGTTCGATCGTGAGCGCCGGCTGCGTCGGGTTGTCAGCCGCCATGCCGGAGAGTCGCCCCCTCCCACAGATACCCCCGCCGTTCGGGAGGCGCTACAGCAGGTCTTTGGTTATGGGCAGCAAAGTAGCGCTGGAATATTCGATGTCCACGCCACGGAACGCTCGATCGGCCTCTACTTCCCGATCGATGAGGGCAGTGAAGAGCGTCCCGGCCGAGGTGCTGTGGTGTTCAACCTGTCGCTCTCTGAGCTGTTTCATCAACTGGGTGCACGGATGACGGCTACCGACGACTTTCTGTTCACCATTCATCATGATCAGCAAGGGCTATTCAGTACCGGTAACGGCCACCGCCTCAGCGAAGATCGTTACTGCAATCTGGTCACCCTGGGCGACAGCAACTTCACGCTCTGCACTCAGCCAACCATGGATCGACTGTTTGCCGAGCGTGCCAGTCTGCCTGCCCTGCTGCTCTTGACCGGCCTGGCCTTTGCGCTAATGCTCTACCTGGTGATGTATTACCACCAGCGGCTGCGCAGCAAGCACAGCGGCGTGGTGAACGCCAATCGTCGATTACGCAACGAAGTCGAGGCCCGCATTGCCCTGCAGGCTGAAGTCGAATGGCTGGCCCGTCACGACGAGCTGACCCAGTTGCCCAATCGCCGCTACTTCATGGAGTGGGCCACCGAACGGCTGAGCAGCCACGGCGGTGCCGTATTACTGATCGATATCGACCATTTCAAGACGGTCAACGATCATTTTGGCCATGCTCGCGGAGACCACTATCTCAAGTGTGTTGCCGAAGTCGCTCGTCGTCCGATCGAAGCCAGTGGCGGACTGCTTGCCCGCTATGGTGGAGAAGAGTTCGTGGCCTTTCTGCCCGAAGCCGAGGAAGACGAAGCGGCTCTGTGTGCCGAACGCATCCGCCGGGAGGTAAATCTGCTCGAGCTTGAACAGCCTCATACGGGGGGGTGGCTGACGGTCAGCATCGGTTTCGACTGCGCTGACGGGCTGTTTGATATCGAAGAGTTGATTGATGATGCCGATATGGCGCTCTATCGCGCCAAGCAGGCCGGCCGCGACAGGATCATGCCGACGTAG
- a CDS encoding AraC family transcriptional regulator — MKTADTATLQPTDIASANQRMSALIRPLIDRDGFTPTALEGVQLMAAHHGEPATPQCYEPGLIIIAQGGKTAYLGDRAMHYGAGHYLVQAMSLPFECETRADPGHPMLGLTLRIDPAMLGELTRILPEPMSDTPQPMAAVPIDPAMGDSVVRLLECLHDPLTRQALGEARIREVLFEALRGPQGASLHHLLHHQSHYGRIARALELIHHGYTEPLSVEWLAEHVNMSPSSFHYHFRELTCHSPLQYQKRIRLLRARLMLRRAEQVGTTATSVGYQSASQFSREYKRYFGISPIDELRRQHALAEPS, encoded by the coding sequence ATGAAGACTGCAGACACCGCTACGCTCCAACCCACGGATATTGCCTCCGCCAATCAGCGCATGAGCGCACTGATCAGGCCGCTGATTGATCGCGATGGTTTCACACCTACTGCACTGGAGGGGGTACAGCTGATGGCGGCACATCATGGCGAGCCCGCCACCCCACAGTGCTATGAACCGGGCCTGATTATTATCGCGCAGGGCGGGAAGACCGCTTACCTCGGCGACCGGGCGATGCATTACGGCGCGGGGCATTATCTGGTGCAGGCCATGTCGCTGCCCTTTGAATGTGAAACCCGGGCTGATCCCGGGCATCCCATGCTGGGGCTGACCCTGCGCATCGATCCAGCCATGCTGGGTGAACTGACTCGAATCCTGCCGGAGCCAATGTCGGATACGCCGCAACCGATGGCGGCTGTGCCCATTGATCCGGCCATGGGAGACAGTGTCGTACGCCTGCTCGAATGTCTGCATGATCCGCTGACACGTCAGGCGCTGGGCGAGGCCCGCATCCGCGAAGTCCTGTTCGAGGCACTGCGTGGTCCTCAGGGTGCCTCATTACATCATCTGCTGCATCATCAAAGCCACTACGGCCGCATCGCCCGTGCCCTGGAGCTGATCCATCACGGTTATACCGAGCCACTGTCGGTGGAATGGCTGGCCGAGCATGTCAACATGAGCCCCTCTTCCTTCCATTACCACTTCCGCGAGCTGACCTGTCACTCACCTTTGCAATATCAGAAGCGTATCCGACTGCTGCGGGCACGCCTGATGCTGCGACGTGCCGAACAGGTGGGGACCACGGCAACCAGCGTCGGCTATCAAAGTGCCTCCCAGTTCAGTCGTGAATACAAGCGCTATTTCGGTATCAGTCCGATCGATGAACTGCGTCGGCAACATGCGCTGGCCGAACCTTCCTGA
- the tadA gene encoding tRNA adenosine(34) deaminase TadA: MGSDEYYMHRALDQAHLALAAGEVPIGAVVVNAAGDIIGEGFNAPVTRHDPTAHAEIRALRDAGERLGNYRLGGCSLFVTVEPCLMCTGAIIQARIKRLVYGVAEPKTGMAESRANLFAQPWFNHMVLVDSGVRSGKARRLMREFFAARRLHQQEVASPSKGQVSDDPNWRDDTSTSA; the protein is encoded by the coding sequence ATGGGCAGCGACGAATATTATATGCATCGAGCGCTCGATCAGGCGCATCTGGCGCTTGCGGCCGGCGAAGTGCCGATCGGGGCGGTAGTCGTCAATGCTGCCGGAGATATCATCGGTGAGGGCTTCAACGCCCCGGTTACCCGCCATGACCCCACAGCGCATGCAGAAATCCGAGCACTGCGTGATGCCGGTGAACGGCTCGGTAATTATCGGCTGGGGGGATGTAGCCTGTTCGTAACGGTTGAGCCCTGTCTGATGTGCACTGGCGCCATTATTCAGGCACGCATCAAACGGCTGGTTTATGGCGTTGCCGAGCCGAAGACCGGGATGGCCGAGTCCCGGGCCAACCTGTTTGCGCAGCCCTGGTTCAATCATATGGTGCTGGTGGATTCCGGTGTCCGGTCCGGCAAGGCTCGACGACTGATGAGAGAGTTCTTCGCCGCACGTCGCTTGCATCAACAGGAAGTCGCTTCGCCGAGCAAGGGGCAGGTCTCGGATGACCCGAACTGGCGGGATGATACGTCTACGTCGGCATGA